In the genome of Deltaproteobacteria bacterium, the window TCCACGCCATGGGGACGAGCCTGCTCACGTGGGCGCGCGCGCTCCTCGACCGCCAGCTGTTCGCAGACGACGCCCGCGTCTTCGGGCTCACGAGCGAGGGCAACACGGTCGCCTGGAGGGGCTATGCGGCCGTGGCGGCCGCGAAGGTGGCGCTCGAGTCGATCTCCCGCGCCATGGCGGTCGAGTTCGCGCCCTACGGCGTGCGTTCGAACATCATCCAGGCGGGCGTCACCGACACGCCGGCGCTCCGCGCCATCCCCGGCCACGAGCACCTCGCGGGCCAGGCGCGGCTGCGCAACCCGTTTCGCCGCCTCACCACGCCGCGCGACGTGGCCAACGTGATCTACCTCCTGTCCACCGACGAGGCGGCGTGGATCAACGGTGCCCTCGTCCGCGTGGACGGGGGCGAGCACGTTGCAGGAGCCGTCTCGTGACGTTCTTCCTGCACGGCCTCGGCCACTTCCATCCCGAGAACGAGGTCACGAACGCCTTCCTCGAGGCGCTCGACATCGGGACGACGGAGGCGTGGATCATGGAGCGGGTCGGCATCCGCTCGCGCCGCACGACGCTGCCGCTCGACTACATCCGGACAACCCGCAACCGCGACCCGCGCGCCGCGCAGGAGGCGACGCTCTACACGCACGCGGAGGCGGGCCGGCGCGCGGCGGCGATGGCGCTCGCGCGGGCCGGGATCACCGTCGCGGATGTCGGTATGGTCGTCGCAGGCTCCTCGGTGATGGACACCGCGACGCCGGCCGAGGCCTGCAACATCGCGCGCGCGCTCGGCATCGAGGCGCCGGCGCTTGACGTGAACTCGGCCTGCACGAGCTTCTTCGCCCAGCTCCACCTCGTCTCGCTCATGCGGCCCGACGCGCTCCCGCCCTTCGTGCTCCTCGTCGTGTCGGAGGCGGTGACGCGGGCGGTCGACTACGCCGATCGCACTTCAGCCGTGCTGTGGGGCGACGGGAGCGTCGCGGCGGTCGTTTCGACCCGCGTGCCGGGGCGCGCCCGGATCGTGGCGACCACCCTGGCGTCGAGCCCCGAGGGCGCGGATCGCGTCGTGGTGCCGCGCACCGGCCACTTCCGCCAGGACGGACGCGTCGTGCAGATGTTCGCCATCAGGAAGACGGCGCAGCTCCTGGCGCAGCTCCAGGAGGCGCACGCGCACGACGGCCGCCGCTTCCACTTCGTCGGTCACCAGGCGAACCTGCGCATGCTCGAGGCGGTCTGCCGGCAGTGCAGCGTCCCCGGTGACCGCCATCACGCGAACGTCGAGTGGTACGGCAACACCGCCGGGGCCGGGGCCCCCTCGGTCCTCTCGATGCGCTGGGACGACTGGACGGCGGACGACGACGTCGCCGTCGTGGGGGTGGGCGCGGGGCTCACCTGGGCCAGCTATCTCCTCCGCTTCGAGGGCTCGACGTGAGCGCGAGCGAAGGATATCGATGACGTACGCGGAATTCCGGGGGCAGACGAGCTTCGCCAAGGCGGAGCTGCTCGCGTTCGCGCACGGGCGGCTGGTCGAGGACCCGCCGGCCGGCTTCGAGGCGCGCCTGCCGCTTCCCCCGCTCCTCATGGTCGACCGCATCGCCGACATCGGGCGCGACGGCGCACGCGGACGGCTCGTCGCCGAGCGCGACGTGCACCTCGACGACTGGTTCTTCCAGTGCCACTTCCTCGGCGACCCCGTCCAGCCGGGCTGCCTCGGCGTGGACGCGGTGTGGCAGCTGCTCGGCTTCTTCTGCGCCTGGTGCGGCGGTCTCGGAGTCGGTCGGGCGCTCGGGTGCGGCGAGATCGCATTCGAGGGGCAGATCCGCCCGCACGACCGAACCGTGCGCTACGAGCTCGACGTCCGGCGGTGCGCCACGTTCCCCGACACCGGCGCAACCCTCGCCATCGGCAACGCCACCGTGCTGGTCGACGGCACGCCGATCTACACCCTCAAGGGCGCGCGGACGGGCCTGTTCCGCGACCTCATCTACGCCGACTATCCGGCGGTGTCGGCTCGCGGTCGCGGGGGGCGGGCAACATGACGGATGCACGCGTCGCGCTCGTGACGGGCGGCGGGACGGGAATCGGCGCGGCGTGCTGCCGGGTGCTCGCCGCCGCGGGCTTCCGCGTCGTGGTCCACTACCGCGGCAGCGAAGCCGCGGCGCAGGCGGTGGCCCGGGAGCTCGAGGGCGCCTTCACGGTGCGCGCGGATCTCGCCGAGCCCGCCGACGTGGAGGCGCTGGTCGCGGCGATCAAGGAGCGCGCCGGCCGGCTCGACGTCCTCGTCAACAACGCCGGTCAGAACCGCAACCGCCCGACACCGACGATGACGCTCGACGACTACGACGCCGTCACGACGATCGCACGAGGGACGTGGTACCTCACGAAGCTCGTCCTGCGGCGTTTCATGCTCCGGCAGGGAAGTGGACGCATCATCAACATCACGAGCGTCGTCGGCCACACCGGCAACCAGGGACAGGTGCCGTACACGATGGCCAAGGCGGGCCTCGACGCGCTCACCAAGTCGCTCGCGCAGGAGCTCGCGGGACGATCGATCCTCGTCAACTCGGTGGCGCCGGGGTTCATCGCGACCGACATGACCGCGACGCTCCCGGAGGCCGCCCGCGACGGGATCCTGTCGCGCGTGCCACTCGGCCGGATGGGAACGCCGGCAGAGGTGGCGGACGTCGTCGTCTTCCTCGCCACGCGTGCCGACTACGTGCACGGGACGGTCGTCCACGTGAACGGAGGGCTCTATGGCGGGTGAGGCGACACCCGCCGCGGTGCTGGACGCCATGCCCCATCGGCCGCCGTTCCGCTTCATCGACGAGATCCTCGAGCTCGACGACGAGCACATCGTCGCCGCCTATCGTTTTCCGGCCGACGCGGACTTCTACCGCGGGCACTTTCCCGGCAACCCGGTCACGCCAGGCGTCCTGCTCCTCGAGGCGATGGCGCAGGCGGGGGTGGTGGCGCACGGCATCTACCTGGTCGGCCGCGACGCCCCCGGCGGCCCACCGCTGCTCACGCTGTTCACCGATGCCACCGTCGAGTTCACCGGCATGGTGCGGCCCGGGCAGCGCGTGCTGATCCGCGGACGGAAGCTCGTCTTCCGCCGCCGTCTGCTGCGGTCGGTGGTAGAGATGACCCTCGAGGACGGCACCGTCGTCTGCTCCGGCACGCTCTCGGGCATGGGAGTGCCGGCGTGAGGCGGCGCGTGGTCGTGACGGGCATCGGCGTCGTCGCGCCGAACGGCATCGGCGTGACCGCGTTCGAGACGGCGCTCCGCGAGGGCCGCTCCGGGGTGCGGGCGATCGGGAAGCTCCGCGAGCTCGGCTTCGGCTGTCAGGTGGCCGGAATCCCCGACGGCGCGGACGAGCGCGCCGGCGCCGCGTTCGATGCGGACGAGCTGCTGGCGATGAACTCGAACCACCGCTTCGCGTGCCTGGCCGCCGTGGAAGCCTGGGACGACGCGGGGCTGCGGCGCCCCGCGCGCGAGGACGGCGCCGTCGACTGGGCCACGGGCACCATCCTCGGCACGGGGATCGGTGGCATGGACACGATCGGCGAACGGGTCGTGCCGTTCACCGACGGCGGCAAGCTGCGCCGGCTCGGCAGCACGACCGTCGAGCAGGTGATGGCGAGCGGCATCTCCGCGCGCATCGGGGGCCTGCTCGCGCTCGGCAACCAGGTCACCACCAACTCGAGCGCGTGCAGCACCGGCACCGAGGCGATCGTCGAGGGCCTCGAGCGCATCCGCAGCGGCCGTGCCGAGCGCATGCTGTGTGGGGGATCGGAGGGCGCGAGCCACTACATCTGGGCGGGGTTCGACGCCATGCGCGTCCTCATGCGCGCGTCGAACGACGCGCCCGAGCGGGCCTCCCGGCCGATGAGCGCCTCGGCCGCGGGCTTCGTGCCGGCGGCGGGAGCCGGCGTGCTCCTGCTCGAGAGCCTGGAGAGCGCCCTCGAGCGGGGTGCGCCGATCCGCGCCGAGGTGCTCGGCGGCGCGGTGAACTGCGGCGGGCAACGGGCGGGCGGCAGCATGACCGCGCCCAATCCGGACGGGGTTCGTCGCTGCATTCGCGCCGCCCTCGACGACGCGGGCATCGCGCCGCGGGAGGTCGACGCGATCAACGGCCACCTCACCGCCACCGGCGCCGACCCGCGCGAGGTGCAGGCGTGGGCCGCGGCGCTCGAGCGGTCGCCGTCGACGTTCCCGCCGATCACCGCAACGAAGTCGCTCATCGGTCACGCGCTGGGCGCCGCCGGCGGGATCGAGTGCGTGGCGAGCGTCGTCATGGTGCAGGGCGGATTCCTGCATCCGACAATCAACTGCGAGGATCTGCACCCCGAGATCACGCCGTTCGCGGCGGCGATTCCGCACCGGCTGCGGCCGATGCCCGACCTGCGCGTGCTGACCAAGGCAGGCTTCGGCTTCGGCGACGTCAACGCCTGCGTGGTCTTCGGGAAGTGGACCTCCTGACGGAAGGAGAGGACGCG includes:
- a CDS encoding beta-ketoacyl-[acyl-carrier-protein] synthase family protein — its product is MRRRVVVTGIGVVAPNGIGVTAFETALREGRSGVRAIGKLRELGFGCQVAGIPDGADERAGAAFDADELLAMNSNHRFACLAAVEAWDDAGLRRPAREDGAVDWATGTILGTGIGGMDTIGERVVPFTDGGKLRRLGSTTVEQVMASGISARIGGLLALGNQVTTNSSACSTGTEAIVEGLERIRSGRAERMLCGGSEGASHYIWAGFDAMRVLMRASNDAPERASRPMSASAAGFVPAAGAGVLLLESLESALERGAPIRAEVLGGAVNCGGQRAGGSMTAPNPDGVRRCIRAALDDAGIAPREVDAINGHLTATGADPREVQAWAAALERSPSTFPPITATKSLIGHALGAAGGIECVASVVMVQGGFLHPTINCEDLHPEITPFAAAIPHRLRPMPDLRVLTKAGFGFGDVNACVVFGKWTS
- a CDS encoding 3-oxoacyl-ACP reductase FabG; amino-acid sequence: MTDARVALVTGGGTGIGAACCRVLAAAGFRVVVHYRGSEAAAQAVARELEGAFTVRADLAEPADVEALVAAIKERAGRLDVLVNNAGQNRNRPTPTMTLDDYDAVTTIARGTWYLTKLVLRRFMLRQGSGRIINITSVVGHTGNQGQVPYTMAKAGLDALTKSLAQELAGRSILVNSVAPGFIATDMTATLPEAARDGILSRVPLGRMGTPAEVADVVVFLATRADYVHGTVVHVNGGLYGG
- the fabA gene encoding bifunctional 3-hydroxydecanoyl-ACP dehydratase/trans-2-decenoyl-ACP isomerase, giving the protein MTYAEFRGQTSFAKAELLAFAHGRLVEDPPAGFEARLPLPPLLMVDRIADIGRDGARGRLVAERDVHLDDWFFQCHFLGDPVQPGCLGVDAVWQLLGFFCAWCGGLGVGRALGCGEIAFEGQIRPHDRTVRYELDVRRCATFPDTGATLAIGNATVLVDGTPIYTLKGARTGLFRDLIYADYPAVSARGRGGRAT
- a CDS encoding beta-hydroxyacyl-ACP dehydratase, producing MAGEATPAAVLDAMPHRPPFRFIDEILELDDEHIVAAYRFPADADFYRGHFPGNPVTPGVLLLEAMAQAGVVAHGIYLVGRDAPGGPPLLTLFTDATVEFTGMVRPGQRVLIRGRKLVFRRRLLRSVVEMTLEDGTVVCSGTLSGMGVPA
- a CDS encoding ketoacyl-ACP synthase III; this encodes MTFFLHGLGHFHPENEVTNAFLEALDIGTTEAWIMERVGIRSRRTTLPLDYIRTTRNRDPRAAQEATLYTHAEAGRRAAAMALARAGITVADVGMVVAGSSVMDTATPAEACNIARALGIEAPALDVNSACTSFFAQLHLVSLMRPDALPPFVLLVVSEAVTRAVDYADRTSAVLWGDGSVAAVVSTRVPGRARIVATTLASSPEGADRVVVPRTGHFRQDGRVVQMFAIRKTAQLLAQLQEAHAHDGRRFHFVGHQANLRMLEAVCRQCSVPGDRHHANVEWYGNTAGAGAPSVLSMRWDDWTADDDVAVVGVGAGLTWASYLLRFEGST